The sequence CAAGGAAGAACGCAGGGGGCGCGTCATCGACGTGCTGAATCAGGCCCGGGCCATGGAGCTTTTCGCCATCACCCAGTACATGAACCAGCATTACGGCCTGGATAGCATGGACTACGGCGAACTGGCCGCCAAGATGAAGCTCATCGCCATCGACGAGATGCGTCACGCCGAAATGTTTGCCGAGCGCGTCAAGGAGTTGGGTGGTGAGCCCGCCACCTCGTATGAGGGTGATCTGAAAAAGGCCCAGGATGTGCGTTCCATCTATCCCTATGATGCCACTCTTGAAGACGACACAATCGACATTTACAGCCAGTTCTTGCTGACCTGCCGCGACAACGGCGATGCCATCAGCGCCAAGCTCTTCGAGACCATCATCGAAGAGGAGCAGGCCCACATGAATTATTTCGAGAATGTGGGCACGCATATCGAGACCCTGGGAGACACCTATCTCTCCAAGATCGCAGGAACTTCCGCCTCCACCGGCCCCTCCACCAAGGGCTTTCTGATCAGCGGCGGAAACTGATTTTCGTCAGTCGAAGCGTCGCCAGGCGTACGAGCGTGATGCCCGTACGCCTTTTTTTGTTTTTATGGGTCCAAAGGTTTCGGCCAAAAGTGCCGGACAGCGTTTGCCTCGTGCGCCGTGCCAAGCCGGTGCTTGACCGAGAAGGGTTTACAGGCCAATTTACCGGGCGATCCTGCACGCTCGCAAGGCCCGTGTTCCGCGAACATGAAATTCTTTGTCCCTTCTACAGACGGGAGTGTTGATGTCCAAATTGCCGGATTTTACTTCGGTCCGTGAATTGCGTTACGGGCTGGATCCTTATCTCGACGCCTGGCTGCTGCATTTCATGACCGAGAACAACATCGAGCCTACGGTCAACCCGGCGGAGAACGCCCAGCAGGAGCAGTTGCGCTTCATGGTCGACGTGGACGACGATCAGGTCTTTGTGCCCTGTTCAGACGAGATGTTCGAGAATCTTTTGCACACGCGCCTTTCCCCGGCCCTGCGGCGAGAGTACCGCGAGAAATGGCGTCTTTTGGTGCATCTGGCGCGCATCAACATCAAGGACCGCTACACGCGGCGCAAGATTTTCGCCTTGTCCCGGCACAAGGTCCGGCAGGTGCTCCATGCGCCGTTCCTGATCCCCTCACGGTTCTTGAAGCAGCTCATGACCATATTCATGGCCATGAGCGGGGTTCACGATCCGCAGCGCAAGGAAAAACGCGAGGCCAACAAGCGCGCGCTCGATTTCATGAACGGCCCGGACATGAGTCGAAGCCTCTACGCCTGCCCCGATTCCAATCTGGGATGTTCTTCCATCATGCACCTGCGCTGGGAACTGGAATTGCTTGAGATGGCCCGGCTGTGCCGTCTGTCGTTGCGTCCGCAGATTTGGGAACATCCGGCCACGGTCCGGAACGACGCGTCCTTTTTCGAAGAGGTTTGCGCCCCCTGGCCTGAGTTCAACGAAACTATGACCAGGATCATGGGGCCGGACAGCAAGCAGAAAAAGCTCAAGATCCTGTATCTTCCGGGCAGCAGCGGCGGCATCATCTTTGACCTGCGTCTCATTCGCGTGCTGGTCCGTCTGGGACACAAGGTCATCCTGGCCCTGAAGGAAGGGTATTGTCTGGACAGTCCGGTCATCTGGGATGTGGAGCACGACAGCGCCCTGCAGGACGCTCTGGGCGAGGCTCTTTTTGTGGAAAACAGCCGCATGAGCAAGAACGAGCTCCTGCGCGCCCAGCGCGAGAGCCCACTCCTGGTCATCTCCGACGGCACTCGGGAGCGGCTCAACCTGTGGCGCACCAGCGTGACCTTCGCCCGCTCCTGGAAAGAAGCGGATCTGATCATCGCCAAGGATTTTCCCCATCATCGCAGGCTGATCAAGAATTCGCATCGCTTCACTCGCGACATCCTTTGCCTGTACCGGGACCGCGACGGGCTGGACCAGATCCGCTTCAAGGAAAAATCGCCGCGGGTGACCAAGATCACCGAATCCCAGATCGTGGCCCAGGCCGACTCCATCATCGCGCAGATGCGCAGCGCCCGGGGAATGGCCCGTCAGGTCATGTTCTACAGCGCCATCATCGGCAGCATCCCGGGGCAGACCAAGGTCGCCCTTGGCGTCGTGAACACCTTTGTCTCCTATTTGCGGTCACGTCACGCCAACCTGCTGATCATCAACCCGGCCGAGCATTTCGTGGAAGGGATGGACGGGGACGACCTCATGTACATGTGGGAGCGGGTCCAGCGCAGCGGGTTCATTGACGTCTGGCGCTTTCAGACCGTTTCCGACATCGAGACCAGCTTTGAACTGATGGGCGAGGCCGTCCCCGCGGAATGGCACGGCAAGGATTCGACGTTCTCCACGGGCTGCACCAAGGAGATGCACATCGCCCTCGACATGCAGGACAAGCACCCAGAAATGCAGATCATCGGCCCCGAACCCAAGCGTTTTTTCAGACGGATGGAGTACGGGGTGGGCAAGTATTTCGATGCGCGCATTACGGACAAGGGACGCGGTTTGTGAGGTTGCTCGTCGCCGCCCTGTGCCTGACGCTACTGTGCGCCTGCGCCGTCGCATCCAGGCAGCCCCGGCTTGTGGAGCAGGGGCCCGACCGGGCAGTTGCGGCCCGGGTGGCGGCTACGGTGGTGAATGACCCGGCCGCGCTGACCAGCGCCATCGAGCACTCCCTGGCCTACGTGCGCACCCGCCCTGCGGCTGAAAAGCCCTTTGGCGACGGCGGCCCGGAGTGCACATGGGGGCAGCTTGTCTCCTCTCTGGAGCACCTGCATGCGCTTATCCCCGCGCTCGCGGAAGACCCGGACCTCCTGGCCCGGGAGTTCCGCTGGATTGAAGTCCGTCCCGACCCGCTCGTGACCGGCTATTACGAGCCCGAGATGGAGGGCAGCCTTGAGCCGGATCCGCGTTTTCCGGTGCCCCTGTACGGCCTCCCGGCCGATTTGCACAGCGTCGATCTGGGCCGGTTTCACCCCCGCTGGAAGGGACAGCGGCTGACCTATCGCCAGGATGAAAAGGGGATCGCGCCCTATTATTCGCGTGAGGAAATCGACGTCCTGGGCGCTCTGGCCTTGACGGAAAGGCCCCTCGCCTGGACCCGGGACCCGGTTGACGTCTTCTTTTTGCAGATCCAGGGCTCGGGCCGTCTGCGTCTGCCTGATGGATCGGTGCGCCATGTCCTTTACGCAGGCAAGAACGGACATGAGTACGTTTCCCTGGGTAAGGTCATGATCGAGCGCGGGCTGATCCCTGCGGATGAGATGTCCATGCAGCGCATCCGGGCCTATCTGCGCGAGCACCCGCATGAGGCGCAGGAACTTTTGAACACCAACCCAAGTTACGTCTTTTTCCGGCTGGCGCAGGACGGACCGCTTGGGGCCATGGGGCGAACATTGACGCCGATGGTCAGCATGGCTACTGATTCTGCCTTTCTGCCGCTTGGCAGCATTCTGGCCGTGGATACCGTGTTGCCGGATACCGGCGGCATCGATGCGCGCACGGCGTTCCTGGGACTGGCCCAGGACCGGGGCGGGGCCATCAAGGGGAGCCGCCTGGATCTTTTCTGCGGCGCGGGTCCGAGGGCCGAATTTTTGGCCGGGCACCTGCAAGCGTCAAGTCGCGTTTATTTTCTGCTCAAAAAAGAGGAATGATCATGCAGCCCATCGACCCGCAGACCCTCAAGGACCTTTTGCGTCAGGCCTGGACCGCGCAGCTCGAAAGCGTCGCCCTGTGGCATGAAGAGGACGCCCCGGCGGACCTCCCGGAGCGGCCCGGTGACGGGCTGGTGGAGCTTGTCCTGCGCCAGCATTTGAAGAATTTTCTGCTCTGGCACGTCGAGGACAGGGCCCGGCGCAAGGATGTGGACGACAGCGTCATCACCGGCTGCAAGCGCGAGATCGACGGCCTCAATCAGCAGCGCAACGATCTCATGGAACAGGTCGATGCTTGGCTGGTGCGAGCCATCGAGGCTTTTCCCGTCCAGCAGCGCATCCCTGAGGGGTCTCGGCGCTTCAACACCGAGACACTGGGCGCGGCCCTGGACCGGCTCTCCATCCTGAGCCTCAAGCTTTTTCACATGCGCGAACAGACCGGGCGCTCCGATGTGGATTCGGCGCATCTGGCCCGTTGCCGGGAAAAGTTGAGCCTGCTCGAAGCCCAGCACGGCGACTTGTCCCGCTCCATTCTGGAGCTTGTCGATGAGTACGCCATGGGCGTCAAAAGCCCGAGGGTCTATTTTCAGTGCAAAATGTATAACGATCCGGCCCTCAATCCGGAATTGTATGCCGCAAAGCCTGTCGGCTGACGCGGGAAGGAGCCAGTATGCGCGATTATGAAGTGGTCATCGGCCTTGAAGTCCATGCCCAGCTTAAGACCAAAAGCAAGATATTCTGTTCGTGTTCGACCCAGTTCGGGGCCGGTCCCAACGAGAACACCTGCCCGGTCTGCACGGGCATGCCGGGCATGCTGCCGGTTTTGAATGCCCGGGCCGTGGAATACGCCGTCAAAATGGCCATGGCCGTGGATTGCACCGTCAACCGCCGTTCCCTTTTCGCGCGCAAGAACTATTTTTATCCCGACCTGCCCATGGGCTACCAGATATCGCAGTTTGAGCTGCCCGTGGCCGAGCACGGTCATATCGTCATTCATACGGAAAAGGGTGAGAAGCGCATCGGCATCACCCGCATTCACATGGAGAACGACGCGGGCAAGAATATCCACTCCGCCACGGACAACGCCTCCTACGTGGACCTGAATCGGGCCGGGGTGCCGCTCATCGAGATCGTCAGCGAGCCGGACATGCGCTCGGCCGAGGAGGCCGTGGCCTACCTGAAGAGCCTGCGCGCCATCCTGGTCTACCTCGGCATTTGCGACGGCAACCTCGAAGAGGGCAGCTTTCGCTGCGACGCCAACGTCTCCATCCGCCCGCGCGGTCAGGAGGAGTTCGGCACCCGCGCGGAACTCAAGAACATGAACTCCTTTCGTAACATCCAGCGTGCCATCGAGTACGAGGTGGAGCGCCAGATCGATCTGGTCGAGGACGGGGAGCAGGTCGTACAGGAGACCCGCCTCTTCGATACGGCCAAGGGCGTGACCCGTTCCATGCGCGGCAAGGAGGAGGCTCATGACTATC is a genomic window of Desulfomicrobium baculatum DSM 4028 containing:
- a CDS encoding DUF4254 domain-containing protein; the encoded protein is MQPIDPQTLKDLLRQAWTAQLESVALWHEEDAPADLPERPGDGLVELVLRQHLKNFLLWHVEDRARRKDVDDSVITGCKREIDGLNQQRNDLMEQVDAWLVRAIEAFPVQQRIPEGSRRFNTETLGAALDRLSILSLKLFHMREQTGRSDVDSAHLARCREKLSLLEAQHGDLSRSILELVDEYAMGVKSPRVYFQCKMYNDPALNPELYAAKPVG
- a CDS encoding ferritin-like domain-containing protein, translating into MTERLSKEERRGRVIDVLNQARAMELFAITQYMNQHYGLDSMDYGELAAKMKLIAIDEMRHAEMFAERVKELGGEPATSYEGDLKKAQDVRSIYPYDATLEDDTIDIYSQFLLTCRDNGDAISAKLFETIIEEEQAHMNYFENVGTHIETLGDTYLSKIAGTSASTGPSTKGFLISGGN
- the gatB gene encoding Asp-tRNA(Asn)/Glu-tRNA(Gln) amidotransferase subunit GatB, coding for MRDYEVVIGLEVHAQLKTKSKIFCSCSTQFGAGPNENTCPVCTGMPGMLPVLNARAVEYAVKMAMAVDCTVNRRSLFARKNYFYPDLPMGYQISQFELPVAEHGHIVIHTEKGEKRIGITRIHMENDAGKNIHSATDNASYVDLNRAGVPLIEIVSEPDMRSAEEAVAYLKSLRAILVYLGICDGNLEEGSFRCDANVSIRPRGQEEFGTRAELKNMNSFRNIQRAIEYEVERQIDLVEDGEQVVQETRLFDTAKGVTRSMRGKEEAHDYRYFPDPDLLPLIIKEEQMVKWRGELPELPEARCRRFQEELGLPGYDSLVLTAEKEVADYFETALATYTEPKKISNWVMGEVMRELNDRGATLAECKLRAQDLARLVKLVDDGLVSGTIAKNVFKELFETGGDPEAYVKAKGLVQISDTSAIEGLVDEVLAENPSEVERYKGGDKKLTGFFVGQVMKKSKGKANPGLVNQLLAKKLG
- the mltA gene encoding murein transglycosylase A is translated as MRLLVAALCLTLLCACAVASRQPRLVEQGPDRAVAARVAATVVNDPAALTSAIEHSLAYVRTRPAAEKPFGDGGPECTWGQLVSSLEHLHALIPALAEDPDLLAREFRWIEVRPDPLVTGYYEPEMEGSLEPDPRFPVPLYGLPADLHSVDLGRFHPRWKGQRLTYRQDEKGIAPYYSREEIDVLGALALTERPLAWTRDPVDVFFLQIQGSGRLRLPDGSVRHVLYAGKNGHEYVSLGKVMIERGLIPADEMSMQRIRAYLREHPHEAQELLNTNPSYVFFRLAQDGPLGAMGRTLTPMVSMATDSAFLPLGSILAVDTVLPDTGGIDARTAFLGLAQDRGGAIKGSRLDLFCGAGPRAEFLAGHLQASSRVYFLLKKEE